DNA sequence from the Brienomyrus brachyistius isolate T26 chromosome 18, BBRACH_0.4, whole genome shotgun sequence genome:
GCTTGGGGTTACATGAGTTGACTGTATGTGAGAGAGAAGCAGGCATTATTGCAAATCATTGATATTTGTATGTACTGTTACAATGGTGTTTTGCTAAAGTGTCGGTATGTGTACCGCGTGCGCCTTCTCTCACCTGAATGCCCTGATTGTCGTAGCCTGCCTCTCCCTGGAAGGACGGGAAGGCCTCATAACCCTAACCGAGCTCACGCCTAGGAAAGGATAGGCCTAACTTTGTTGCCAATTTACTTTATAAATGACTATTTGTTTTTACTAGGATACATTTATTTAAGAGGTGTACAGTTTTGTTTActgtttgatttattttttccttcAGAATTTAGCACTTTACACATTTGTGGGGATCATCTGCCTCTAATCCCCCAAATTGAATGATAAGGGGATGGCGCCAGCACCCCCCAAGCCCAACCCAGTCCGTATAATATACGTATCATACTCTGTATAAAAAGTGCAGTAAAACTGTTTCAAACTTTTTGTAAGAAATCCACAATCCATTCTACCACAGGCAGCTCaaggcttttctcccagggggtCGAAGGTGACAGAGCATAAGCAGGCATTCATTGAAGGCCATGCCAAGCTGAGCTCCACGCAAAAAGAGtaaacacattttaaataaattatttctacaAATTGATATAAcacaaggggcggcatggtggtgcagtggttagcactgttccctcacacctctgggacccaggtttgagtctctgcctgggtcacatgtgtgtggagtttgcatgttctccccatgtcgtcgtggggtttcctccgggtactccggtttccccccacagtccaaaaacatgctgaggctaattgtagttaccaaattgcgcgtaagtgtgaatggtgtgtgagtgtgccctgtgatgggctggccccccatcctgggttgttccctgcctcgtgcccattgcttcagaCCCCCCGcggctcagtaggataagcggtttggaaaacggatggatggatggatggatggatggatggatggatggatataacacAAGCCACATTATTCGAACATGTTCAAATAGCTTTTTCATTTGACCAGTAGAGGGTGCAATTGCACTCCTTACAAAATTACCTGTGCATTCTACTAAGGTTCCATTCCAGTAATAATCAGGGTGGGAGCAGAATACCAGTGTGCTGCAGCTCATTTGACTCATTTGCATTTAGGTGGAGGACAGAAAGATGAGAGATGAGAATAAaaagtagcccccccccccaacatacaCACAGTTAATGTACTGGTATGGTAAAGATTACGAGAATATAAGTGTCtcacaccagtgtttcccaaccctgccagagctgggaggaagcaaaaacgtggactgtttgGGGCTCTCCGAAAACCAGATTGGAAAATACCGCAATACACTTCAGCCACTCCTCACTTAACGACCTGCCTGTTTAACAACCGCGCGGACTTACAACCAGCTCTGACCAGTCGGTATTGTACCCTATACAAGAACTTTGGTTGTGGAAACAGCAGCGAGGCATCTCAGCATCAAGTAATTTCGCAAATTAAAACAGAGTGATCAAGTTGGACTTTCCTTTAGACCAGGGGTGTCCAACCTTATCCGCAAAGGCCCGgtgtgtgcgggtttttggggtaacctgtaggtcagctgttcacacccaggtgtgaggactcttcagccaatcagtcctctagtaAGTAatgtaattagggagttgcaacgaaaacccacaaacacaccgaccctttgcagataagattggacTCCCCTGCTTTAGACCTTTTCATTATTCAGAATAAATATAAACAATGACCTTTATTTAGAGTAAGCAAACCTAAGTAATGTGTATTAGAGCTGATTTCATCAGTTTATTACAGTACGCAAATGTATAAACAAATTTactaaaaatgttataaatggtactccgatttccccccacagtccaaaaacatggtgaggctgattggacttgctaaattgcccgtaggtgtgcatgtgtgagtgaatggtgtatgagtgtgccctgcgatgggctggccccccatcctgggttgttccctgcctcatgcccattgcttccaggataggctccggaccccccgcgatccagtaggataagcggtttggaaaatggatggatggatgttataaaTGGTGGGAAAATgacattaaaataacatctaATGATGGTTTACAGAAACCCACCACCAAGACAGTATGCTTGCAGAATCTGTAAGAGGCAGCTCTTCCCTTATCGACCAATTCGCTTAACAAAGTACGAGACTCTAAGTAAACTACGTAACTCTAGGAACAGAACTTGGTCATTAACTGAGGAGTGTCTGCACCAGATTGTGTGTTCCTCAGTTCTGGTCCTGAtgggccagaatccaacacagtttgcagattcccccacacctactaaacctgatAATTAGCTGGTTTAGATGTTTGAATGGGGAAATATGCTAACTGTGCTGGATTCTGGccttccaggactggatttggggaaGTCTGCCTTCAGACATGCCCCTGTTAAAATCATAAAAGCCAAAGTCCCTCACTACCTTCTGCCACCGTATGGACGTGTGAGTAAAGCACATGTGCCAAAGTGCATTCACCTCCCATGCTGTCCCACCACATTTTAATGTTCCAGGACATTAAAACACCTGTAATCTTATTTCTTGTCAGGTTTATTTCATCCAGTGACAGACTGGTAACgtccaaaataaaataaaataaaaaaaacttctagtattttttgCAGGGAGAGCACTGAGTCAACTGAAAATAACAGGACTTTCTGCCCTCTACAGGTCAATCTGTGACACTGCAATCTCAACGCCTCAAGTATTTGTCAAGGAAATACATTTACACAGAACATACTTACAAACTTGTATTTTCTTGAAAAATTAACAGGAAATCTACATCAGTTTTGAATCTTATTAACTTTAATTCACAGAGATTTAACATGAAAACCATGCATACATTCCAATTTTAGATAAACAATAGCCACAAAGATTCAAGAAGCTTCTATTGACACATCCTGCTACCACAACTGACCAGTATGTTTGAGAACTGTCAGCAAAAAATACATTAAGGTAGTTGCCCCAAggtacaaaattacacctgtaaTTATTTTCAGCTTATTTAATCTCCCTTCACAAAGTACATTTTACACAGGCCAGGAGGCCCAACGGCACAAAATTCACCAAAAACATGAAAAGCTATAGGACTGAAACCATTAAAACAAAAGACAGAACCTGGAAATGGCACAGACTGACCTTGTGACAAGCGTATGACTCCGGTATCTACCAGAATTCTTAGGATCTCCTCAACTCATTGGTGCACAGTGATAGCAAAAATgacacttcatgaaccatttgcggtatattttgaccccactagatggtgctatctgttaaaataaaagcaaataaaacatGCCTCAAGAGCACCATCTCATGGGATGAAGAAATGCCACaaatagttaatgaggtgttgTTTTTGACCATCATTAGTGGACTTTAAACACAGGCAAGGGACCCCTGGCCTCCAATGGAGCTCAGCTGTCACTGTGGGTCCGGATAAAACACTTTAATGTGGATGGCAGAATTGTTGCGGGTGCGGGTCAGGACTTCTCCCTCATCTGGGTCATCTGGCTCAAGGTCATCCACCAGCTCCACAGTGGAGGTGTTTGCAGCCAACTGCAGTGCCCCCTGGCTGCAGGCTTGGAGCTGCAATGCAATGTTGATGGCACGGCTGATAGCTAAGCCCAGGCCGTGGATATATATCTCCCTGTGGCCTGATCCGGCCGCATCAAGCAGCTTCTGGCAGCGGGCTAGCTGTGCACGGAAATCAGTCTTCATGTTGACATAGACATCATTCCGGCGTCGTGGGAGCTTTCGGGGCAGCCGCTTGCGCAAGGTGAACTCCACAGGGTCCATATCTGCTGCAGCCGTGCCTGCCTGAGGCTGGGACACTTTGTCACTGGTCTCTGACATCTGCCTGGAAGAAGAAAGCAGGATCTCCAGCTGTCAGATTTAGCACAATGGTTTCTCATATGTGACCTGTCGCCATGAAATGAGTCAAGTCGCACTTGTAGAatttcacccataagactcatttcgtggtgatgggtcacatatagtTACTAAAGAAAAAATCTTACTCTAAACTCAAGAACAGAGCTGGATATTTTAATCAAAAGTGGTTAAGCTTTTTATCATTCATTAAAATTAGCAGAATACCTTCTTTAAGAACTAACGCCatgtacccctcccccccaccctactCTATAGTAGACACATTGGGAACAGTAGTGACAATACTTAGAAACACTCACTAGATGTCAGTGTGGCCCAGAGCTGTAACACCAACAGGAAGTTGTATGACTGTCAGGAATACCTGCTAGTGCACAATAAAAATCACGGATTTCCTTTAAGAAGCATCTCTGGATGTAGGAACTAAAGTGAGATGCATATTCCATACCTACTAgtgaatttttttaatcatacATTTAGATTAATGGGATTTTTCAAAATGAAGAATATAGCCGATTCTGACTACCATGAATTGTAAAATAGTCACCCATCTTCAAAACTGCTTCTCCTTCAAAATTCCTTTAGGGTATCCCTGGGCGATCCCAAATCAGCTGGTAGATTTAACCCCACCAGAATGTCATGGGTCTGTCTCACAGCCTCTCCCCCAGTGGTTCATCCTCAGAACCACAGACCAACCGGGCTGACACCCTTATTTGATGCCTGGACCACCTCAGCTGACTTGTCTTAATCCAAAGGAACAGTGAATCTTTTAAAGTTCCAGCAGATCACCAAATTCCACATCCTGTTACTAAAAGTGTGTCCAGCAAGCTGTAGAGAAAACTCATTTTGACCACTTTCTCTGTCTCATGATGATAGACGAGAATAAGGACGTCGACAGACCGATAGACCGTGAGTCTCATCTGCCAACTTCTATCCATCGACTTGCCTAGTTCTCGAAAACACACAGAACTCTAATACCCATAATATTACATTTTGGTCTATTTTCAGAAAACAGCGGATATGACTTTTCCATACTTCTGCTATATATACGTTTAAAAATACATGCAAACCCCGTTTAGTTTCATGCTCATCATCTTGGTTTTGGAGGCTTAATTGGAACATTTGTGCTTCCAGACAACAGCCAATATGCCACCATGCCGTACTTTGGCGATGGACGGCTACTTCAACTGTCTAACTCAAGGGGTCCGGAGTTTGTTCCTATTCCACATCACTTAAATAAAAATCCACGCTCAAGAGGAGCCACCATTTCGTTAGCTATCTCCGGCGTGACACGCAGCCAATGAAACATACAATTCTTAAGTTGAGGTACGTACAAGCCAGCTATATCACCAAATCTTCGCAGATTTAATGTTATATTAAGtttcacacacaaacagaaaccACCCACCCGGTTGCGTTCAACTCCGGCACCAGTGTACCTCCTGCGGTTCGCATAAAACGGAAGATATCGGGCTGACAGCACATGTGAAACCGGAAGCAAACGCATGGGTCAAGGAAGCGGGGCTGTCGAGTCTCAAAGGACTTGGCTGGGCGAGAACGTTAAGGGTTCTGGATTAAGCGTAgttataaactgtaataaaTGCTGTCGTTATTATACTGGTCAAGCCTCACTAAGGCATGTTGGTACCCAAAGTTAATCGAATGCTGTCCAGGTATTTATGTCCCAAGTAGTGAAGCGGAGCATTGAAACTAAAACTGTTTGTATTACAATATAGTACGTTAATTAAATTCCGGAATGCATTCCAGCAATCAGCAGCCCTAACATTAAGACATTCACGATAATTTGAAAGAGAAGTATCTTAAATGAAATGGTGTATGGCCAGAAGAATGTCACGTGAATAGGGTCACCACCCAAAACAGTGAGCCGCGTTCCCGTTGGTCTCTCTCGTCATGTGAATGGGGTCACTCCCAAAACAGTGAACGGCGCTCCCGTTGGTTCCCCCGTCACGTGATGCGAGTTAGGTAGCCATTTTTGAAACACAAACAAGTGAAGCGAGACTTCATATAAACACGCACCACcgagtaaatgaataaataaatacagcGCGCCGCATGGTTAGTTAACGTTACAAAACATTCAGGATGATAGTGTGACACGACTAAAAAGAGCTATCCAAGAAAGAAGATTCAGTGTAAAAGGACGACTGTTTTTTATAGCTCGCTAACGCTAGCTGGTTCGTTAGCTAACTACCGTTAGCAGTATTAAGGTAAGCGCCGCATTTGCTGGTTATGTGCTGCAGAATTTATTAATAATGCAACAGATCAATTGAAATGCATGGTATCGAGGTGGACGCCGTGTGTCTGGTGGATTACAGTGATTACATTCCGTTACATTGTAGTCGTTTATGTACCCTGTTAAGGCCCAAACGCAGCGGTCTAGAGTTGTGGGTTTGGCCGCTGAGCTTCAAGGGGGGCGGGGCTGCAGCGACCACACCGACACCCCGCCCCTTTCGCCGCACTATCCGTATCTGTACAGCTTGGATATTTGAACTGTCCGTGTTAGACTGCGCGATGCGCTTTTGTAAGCATTATCACTGAGTTGTTCGCCTTGGGCTGAGCTATTTGTTTCGACTGTGCAGCTGGTTAGGCTTAGTGATCAATATGTCCGACCTGGTCTGACGTGTATCATGTCCGCCTGATTTCTAGCCGTCTTGCCGTTGCCGTCTTAGTGTTTTATTTGGTAACCAACGTCGCTTTAGAACTAATTTTGCGCTTCTGAGGTCTAGTAGCTGTAATCAGCAGATTTGCACGCACTCGATGACCAAGCggcttaaattattaaattgctCTACGCCATGAAGACCACCTACAGAGGTGTAGATGGTGCCGCCTGAAGTTGGTCACCCTGCTACTTATCCTTATTTAACTGCACAATACAGTGAAGTAGGCTGGCGTATGTACTAGATTCGGGCAGTATTATGACCTTTGAACACTCATCTGCATGGGAATTATACTGAGTAGATTTGTTTGTCTGACATAGCCACGTAACACATTGCGATGATGACCGCCAAGTCGTGCCACGCGCCAACTTTGCGGGTGCTTCAGCATTTTTATATATGCTGTCAGAAATGTGTTGACCTGTCGTTCACCACTTAATGTTTACAACAGTTTACAATTTTTTCCTTAAGAGCATTTTCTCAAGGAGTTTAATACCTCGTACATGTGTTGTTGCCAGTTTGGATCTGGTGTTTGCTGTGAAATGTTTCTTGTCGTTGTTCTTGCCTTGGAGACCCAGGTTCTGCACATTAGATGTGTGTTCAGCCTCAGATAGCAGGTGTGGGAGTTTCAATGCACGCAGCCTGTTTGCTGACCCCCTCTCTCTCTTGACTGGGCACAACTTTCATAAGAGCCGTCCTCAGTCCACATACTGTTTTCATAAGGCTGCAGTGTTTTCCCAGTTAGAATATCAGCATGTATTACTAAGCCATTTTGTTTCCGTGGAGTTTACTTTGCAATGTTTAAGTGGATGAAGACTTAAAGCCCCAGTACCACAGCATGGATTGTCTGGAGTTGTGATTGTGCTTTCAAGCCTCCCAGCGCGTAAGAGCCAGGATCTCAAAGGTTTCAACAGAATTTTAGTAGTGACTGAATATTTCCACCTGCTCTGGTTTTGGAGGTGTCTCTCAGGGCTAATTTGAGTGCATTCTTTAAATCCTTTCTCGTACTGTATTTTGGATTTGTACAATTTTTCCCATATATGAGTTTGAATGTAAAATGTGTAATAACCTTCAGATAAAGACACAAACCTTTGTCTTGTTGTAATTTTAGGAATATGTAGAAGAACACTAGTTATGTCCTTTACTTGCAGTGCTGCATTGTTGTTATTCTGAAAGGTTGCAAGGCtgactgtacattttttttaaaacaaatacaAGATGCAAAGCACATTGCTTGTCACTCGAGAGTCTCACGCCCTTATATTTGACTGACTAATGTAGAAGTACACAAAACATCTGAATAATGGAACCCAGTGCACAGGTCTTTTGTGCAGTTTATAGAACAATGCAACACCAATATGACTAACGTTACTCTAAGCCTTTTGAGCAAAACATCAGATTGAAGCGCATTTACTTGAGTTTTTCGAAGTCTTGGGATGTCAGTAATATTCTGTCTTGTTTTCTCGCCTCTCCTATATGTGTCTTTCCCAGGACTAATAGCTTGCTATGGAAATCTGTCCGCACTTATGGTTCGATAAGTGCCCGCTCCACATGGCCTGCCTTTCTGCGTCTTTGCGTGTAACATGACATTTGCCCACCAGGTCCATTCCGTCGAGATGTGTCCGTGTTCTTGCACGGCAGTGCAACGATGAGTGTCTGTACACAAGTCTTTGCACCTTATGCCGGAAAATCAGAGGGTATAATAGGAGAAGAAACCTTCAGTGCAGAGAGGGACAAGTTCatacatttttaagaaattaaAGGTGCCTCTTTGTCACCCCCTGCAGGAGTTGGAGGGAAATCTCCACAGAAGAGCACAGTTCAGCACAACAGAGTGGTTGGCCCCTGCTCATCAGCGTTACCACTCTTTTGATCTTTCATTAAGCGGATTATATTACTGTGACTCTTTTCAGTATCATTAGTATTATAGtattttggggttttttttctcccctatATTTTGGGCTGGTGGTTTTGGTGATAAATTCCTCCCCCCAGTCCGTCCATTTCTAGCTCCCTGACTGAGGCAGCTCTACTTTTTTTGTCAGAGAACTAGCAGTGCCTATAGGCTCCGCAGCTGCGCACCCTGGCCTGACCTGAGTCAGCCCAATTCAACTCGGTCCTTTCCTCTGGACAAGGTGAGTGTGATGTCACCAGTGGGTCTATGTTACTGGGACAGTAGGGGGCAGGTTACCTGGCCTTTGACACTTAGCAGGCTGGTTGCTCTGTTGATGCAGTTAATCCCAAGTTGGGGACACTGCTGTTGCACCTTAAGGCGACTGTTTGATTTATGTGACTTTATGTGCCACTGTGCGGTCCAATGGGTAACAGTAATGCTTCACTTTTGCCTGTAGACACTTTGTGCCCTGTGGACAAGGGAATATGACTGCTGAGACACTGAACTTTGGCCCAGAATGGTGAGTCCTTCCTCGCCGGTAATGGTTTTGAATTCCTGCAAAACTGGGGTCTGTAATATTTCTGCTGTTTACTTAGTGACTGGATATTTCGTAAGCTAGTTGTCTGTTCAGTGGGTATGTAAATGTGACTGGTCGTAGTAAAAGTTACTCTGAGGGTGAAATTGAGTCCCGCTTCCCCCTGCTGGCACATTAGGCTCCGTGCGCTGTCCAGTGGGGGGAGTGTTACGTCCCCGCCCCCTTCGCCCGCCATGCCAAAGTATAAGCTGGCCGAGTACCGTTACGGCCGGGAGGAGATGTTAGCACTTTATGTCAAGGACAACAAGGTGAGTAGGCCAGTCCCTGACTGACGAGGAGGTGCCATGATACTGTTGGGTAGCGCGGTGCGTTAGCAGGCTCtgtttgtgtttgcatgtgACGCAGGTTCCTGAAGACATGCAGGACAAAGAGTTTGCTGCTATTCTGAAGGATGAACCTCTTCAACCACTGGCCTTGGTGCCTCTGACTGAGGAGGAGCAGGTCAGTTCATGTGGTCCTACAAGAACCTATGTAAAGGTCACACTGCAGAAGCGTTCCTCACCTTGCATCCCCTCGCTCTTTACAGAGGAACTTCTCCATGTCGGTGAACAGCGTGGCCGTGCTGAGGCTGATGGGAAAGGGGAGCGGAGCTGCACCAGCAGGTGTGGCCAGGGGGCGAGGGAGCACGCGAGGCAGCCGAGGtgagcagcagcagctgctggggctgagggtggggggtgctcaTGTAGCTCAACAAGTAGGAACGTCTGCTAACAatacaaaggttgtgggtttaaatcccagaTCCCACATAAATCCCTCACTCTACTTTAAGTTGCTCAGGGGGCTACAGACCTGTCACTTGTGCCCAGGGCTCAAACTggtaaccttccaatcacagacacaaAGCCTGCTGAGCCATGCTCTGATAATATGGGTTAGCAAGATAagtactccatccatccatccattttccaaaccgcttatcctactgaatcgcgggggatccggagcctatcctggaagcagtgggcacaaggcagggtacaacccaggatggggggccagcccattgcagtgcacactcacacaccattcactcacatgcacacctacgggcaatttagcaactccaattagcctcagcatgtttttggactgtggggggaaaccggagtacctggaggaaacgacacgggtagaacatgcaaactccacacacatgtggatgaAATGGTATGAAATGGATGAAAAGGTATAAAAATATTcaagaaaatatttaaaacgCAGGTTGCAGTTATAGCTTATTTAAGTGTTTAATTGGTGGTGTTAATGATCCTATTGGCCTGGAGACAGAAGCTTCTGCTCATCCTCTCTGTCCCGGCCATAAGGTTACGGGGGCGGCTACCTGAATGCATGGAGGAGCTTATGAAGGAGGGGTGTCACGTAACATGAGTAGCAGAGAACCTTGTGCATGTTTCTCTTTTAGGCCGAGGGAGAGGTGAAAGTGGGTTTTACCAAAGAGGTCCTGAGGACGGCGAACTGGGGTTCGGTCGCAGCGCGAGGGAGATGAACCGCAGCCAAAGCTGGGATGACAGGTGAGCTCTTCTCTCTCCACTCCACGTCGTTCTTTCTTCTACCTCCGTGTTTTCTTTCCCTCCTGTTCCTGGCCTCCGGTCTGGGTTGGGACTTTAGGCGCAACATAGCGCTGATGTGCAGGAGGCCGCCCGTCTCGTGTCTTTGCACAGGGGCGAGCGGCGCTTCGAAAAACCCTTGCGGAGGGATGGAGTTCGTGCCGGCTTTGAGGAAGCGAGTCCGGCTCCCAGGAAGGATTACACGCGCTCTGACAGCGAGAACTGGCGCACACTGCGGGAGGAGCAAGAAGATGAAGAGGGCGAGTGCGGGGGCAGCTGGAGGCAGGCTGGGGTCCGCAGAGATGGTACGCAGGTTTGGGAGATGGGGGGTTTCTGCTCGGTGGCCTGTAGCCAGTCACATGCTAATATGTGTTTGGTCTCGCAGATGGGGGTCCTCGCTCAGCAGGCTGGCGCGAGCACAGCGGCTCTGGAGACAGCCGGCGGAAGAAGTTTGACTTCGATTTCCGGGAGCCTTTAGAAGGGGGGCGCCGGAGATCTAGTGGTGACGGGCCAGACGAGGAGAGAGACGGGCTTCCTGAATGGTGCACGGATGAGGAGGAAGGAGAAATGGGCACCTTTGATTCCTCAGGggccttcctgccaatcaagGTGGGCGGCTCCACCTTCTGGCTCCTCAGTTGGGCTCTGCCTTTGGGATCTGCCTTTAGGCTATGTATTCGGACCCTGCCTTTAGgttccacttcagctttatACCTCTCTCCCATCTAAAGAGCCCtaaggagcctatcccagaggagcaggacctggaaaaagaggatggtggaggagagagtgaaagagaaaaagATGTGCAGAGGGAGCGGAAGGACAGCAGTGAAGAGACAAGTGAGAAAACCATTGCTGGTAAACATTTTGGGGTGTGGAAGTGAGGTATGCCAGAGTCGTGACGTTCTGTCTCCAATGCCAGCAGAAACGAAGAAGGCAGGTGCAGGGAATGAGGAGGAGGGGCAGTCCATGACTCCACCCACTTCCGCCTTCCAGCCTTCTGCAGACCCCGTGGAACCACAGACAGCCCACAACCCCCCCAGCTCAGCCAGCTTGAAACTGAACGAAGGTATGTGAAGGTTGTTCGAGGGAGGTGTGGCTTCATTGggcattttttgttttcccCGATGCTTTGACATTTTGCCCGCTATTCCGCAGCGAGTGTGCCTGGTACCCAAGCTGCCCAGCTGAGTCCTAGTGCTGCCTctggctcctcctcctcttctgctGCTACACACCTCCTGCCACTAGGGGGTGATACTGAAGACGAGGAGGGCCTGAAGCACCTGCAGCAGGTACAGCTGGCCAGCCTTTAGTCTGACATTTTCTTGGGTGGGCCTTACTGAGAAGCCTACCCTCTGCCAACAGCTCTGATGGAATCCCccattgtgtgtctgtgtgtttacagGAAGCAGAGAAAATGGTGGCATCTTTGCAGGACAGCTCCCTGGATGAGGAGAGCTTCACGCAGACCTTGCAGGACAGGGGCAACACTGCAGCCGCCCTGCCGCTATCTCACGAGGCAGCCATGAAATGGTTCtacaaggacccacaggctgagatCCAGGGTACACACACCCACACGTGTGTAAGCGGGAACCCATGTTCCGGACCGGCTTCTGTACTCTGAAGCTTTGACGTTCCTGCTATGTTCCCGCAGGACCTTTCACCACACAGGAGATGTCGGAGTGGTTTCAGGCAGGCTACTTCAGCATGGGCCTGCTGGTGAAGCGCGGCTGCGACGAGGGCTTCCAGCTCCTCGGCGACGTCATCAAGATGTGGGGGCGCGTTCCTTTTGCCCCGGGGCCTTCCCCGCCCCCCCTGCTGGTGAGGCAGCCCCCTCCCCGCCTCACTGTCCCAGATGTGTGTCCTGGTCTCTGCTACTCGGTAACCCAAGTCTGTCCAATAGGGCAACTTGGACCAGGAGCGGCTGAAGAAG
Encoded proteins:
- the pop7 gene encoding ribonuclease P protein subunit p20 isoform X2 → MCCQPDIFRFMRTAGGTLVPELNATGQMSETSDKVSQPQAGTAAADMDPVEFTLRKRLPRKLPRRRNDVYVNMKTDFRAQLARCQKLLDAAGSGHREIYIHGLGLAISRAINIALQLQACSQGALQLAANTSTVELVDDLEPDDPDEGEVLTRTRNNSAIHIKVFYPDPQ
- the pop7 gene encoding ribonuclease P protein subunit p20 isoform X3, translating into MSETSDKVSQPQAGTAAADMDPVEFTLRKRLPRKLPRRRNDVYVNMKTDFRAQLARCQKLLDAAGSGHREIYIHGLGLAISRAINIALQLQACSQGALQLAANTSTVELVDDLEPDDPDEGEVLTRTRNNSAIHIKVFYPDPQ
- the pop7 gene encoding ribonuclease P protein subunit p20 isoform X1, giving the protein MRLLPVSHVLSARYLPFYANRRRYTGAGVERNRMSETSDKVSQPQAGTAAADMDPVEFTLRKRLPRKLPRRRNDVYVNMKTDFRAQLARCQKLLDAAGSGHREIYIHGLGLAISRAINIALQLQACSQGALQLAANTSTVELVDDLEPDDPDEGEVLTRTRNNSAIHIKVFYPDPQ